A window of the Cololabis saira isolate AMF1-May2022 chromosome 19, fColSai1.1, whole genome shotgun sequence genome harbors these coding sequences:
- the LOC133419652 gene encoding uncharacterized protein LOC133419652 isoform X1: MSRNSGRTCAVLGCSNSSGKLQIWKKNLCKTHSPLLNEDCACARPYGLHRFPGRAEDQGVRQRWIKNIHRKDFVPNKNSTVCGIHFPDGRPTKEHPYPSLHMGYCKAALSSGRPPPKRRRHEPVTDNTSHDEHEGMDSGAEINVTNLVNPQPLQKCDVGIQCPDTTDHNYCSFKTTKDSATQTDPAPSVSAYDLDDRGSKFFTGLGIDSFWQLLYTIIAFLPQPKIMKLPVHEQLLLVLMRLRLGLMFTDLGKRFGISRSTACEIFTMWRPVLAKFMREKVIAWLPRDTLKRIRPQCFSENYPKATCIIDCTEIFVQRPKNLRKRSQTYRNYKHHNTYKILYCIAPNGYVMFVSKLFGGRASDTFITKNCGFVDHLIPGDQILADHGFTITDELPPGVTLALPAFTRGCKELPEHQVTETRRLANVRIHVERAIRRLKCFKILSNVIPGRVKHVDDIVSICAGLCNLQPELIRGGNSGRQGLGNR; this comes from the exons ATGTCTCGGAATTCGGGGAGGACTTGTGCCGTTCTTGGCTGTTCAAACAGTAGTGGTAAACTACAAATTTGGAAAAAGAATTTATGCAAAACACACAGTCCGTTACTGAACGAAGACTGTGCTTGTGCCAGACCATACGGATTGCACAGATTTCCTGGTCGTGCCGAGGACCAAGGTGTTCGCCAGAGGTGGATAAAAAACATCCACAGAAAGGACTTTGTCCCCAATAAAAACAGTACG GTGTGTGGAATACACTTCCCTGATGGCAGACCAACGAAGGAACACCCATACCCTTCATTGCATATGGGATATTGT AAAGCAGCGCTGTCATCTGGAAGACCACCCCCAAAGAGAAGACGTCATGAGCCCGTAACAGACAACACATCACATGACGAACATGAAGGAATGGATTCTGGAGCTGAAATTAATGTCACCAATTTGGTAAACCCTCAACCTCTGCAGAAATGTGATGTTGGCATTCAGTGTCCAGATACTACAGATCATAACTATTGTTCCTTCAAGACAACAAAAGACAGTGCTACACAAACTGATCCTGCACCTTCAGTGTCAGCTTATGATCTGGATGAcagaggctcaaagtttttcaCTGGCCTAGGTATTGACAGTTTTTGGCAACTTTTGTACACCATCATTGCTTTTCTCCCACAGCCAAAAATTATGAAGTTGCCAGTCCATGAACAACTATTATTAGTTTTAATGAGGCTTCGTCTTGGTTTGATGTTTACAGACTTGGGTAAACGGTTTGGGATAAGCAGGAGCACAGCCTGTGAGATCTTCACAATGTGGAGACCAGTACTTGCAAAGTTCATGAGAGAAAAAGTTATTGCTTGGCTGCCTAGAGATACTCTGAAAAGAATAAGACCTCAGTGTTTTAGTGAAAACTATCCAAAAGCGACATGCATCATAGACtgcacagaaatatttgtacaaagGCCGAAGAACCTCAGGAAACGATCACAAACCTACAGGAACTACAAACATCATAACACCTACAAAATTCTATATTGCATAGCCCCCAATGGTTATgtgatgtttgtgtcaaaactGTTCGGTGGTAGAGCCAGTGATACTTTTATCACAAAGAACTGTGGTTTTGTTGACCATTTGATTCCCGGTGATCAGATTTTGGCAGATCATGGATTTACAATCACGGATGAACTGCCTCCAGGAGTAACTTTGGCTCTTCCAGCATTTACACGTGGCTGTAAAGAACTCCCAGAGCATCAAGTTACAGAAACGCGCCGCCTGGCCAATGTCAGAATCCATGTTGAACGTGCAATTAGAaggttaaaatgtttcaaaattttGAGTAATGTAATCCCTGGTAGGGTAAAACATGTTGATGATATTGTTAGTATTTGTGCAGGCCTGTGTAACCTGCAACCTGAGTTGATTCGGGGGGGAAACTCAGGAAGACAAGGACTTGGAAATAGATGA
- the LOC133419652 gene encoding uncharacterized protein LOC133419652 isoform X2, producing MSRNSGRTCAVLGCSNSSGKLQIWKKNLCKTHSPLLNEDCACARPYGLHRFPGRAEDQGVRQRWIKNIHRKDFVPNKNSTVCGIHFPDGRPTKEHPYPSLHMGYCKAALSSGRPPPKRRRHEPVTDNTSHDEHEGMDSGAEINVTNLVNPQPLQKCDVGIQCPDTTDHNYCSFKTTKDSATQTDPAPSVSAYDLDDRGSKFFTGLDLGKRFGISRSTACEIFTMWRPVLAKFMREKVIAWLPRDTLKRIRPQCFSENYPKATCIIDCTEIFVQRPKNLRKRSQTYRNYKHHNTYKILYCIAPNGYVMFVSKLFGGRASDTFITKNCGFVDHLIPGDQILADHGFTITDELPPGVTLALPAFTRGCKELPEHQVTETRRLANVRIHVERAIRRLKCFKILSNVIPGRVKHVDDIVSICAGLCNLQPELIRGGNSGRQGLGNR from the exons ATGTCTCGGAATTCGGGGAGGACTTGTGCCGTTCTTGGCTGTTCAAACAGTAGTGGTAAACTACAAATTTGGAAAAAGAATTTATGCAAAACACACAGTCCGTTACTGAACGAAGACTGTGCTTGTGCCAGACCATACGGATTGCACAGATTTCCTGGTCGTGCCGAGGACCAAGGTGTTCGCCAGAGGTGGATAAAAAACATCCACAGAAAGGACTTTGTCCCCAATAAAAACAGTACG GTGTGTGGAATACACTTCCCTGATGGCAGACCAACGAAGGAACACCCATACCCTTCATTGCATATGGGATATTGT AAAGCAGCGCTGTCATCTGGAAGACCACCCCCAAAGAGAAGACGTCATGAGCCCGTAACAGACAACACATCACATGACGAACATGAAGGAATGGATTCTGGAGCTGAAATTAATGTCACCAATTTGGTAAACCCTCAACCTCTGCAGAAATGTGATGTTGGCATTCAGTGTCCAGATACTACAGATCATAACTATTGTTCCTTCAAGACAACAAAAGACAGTGCTACACAAACTGATCCTGCACCTTCAGTGTCAGCTTATGATCTGGATGAcagaggctcaaagtttttcaCTGGCCTAG ACTTGGGTAAACGGTTTGGGATAAGCAGGAGCACAGCCTGTGAGATCTTCACAATGTGGAGACCAGTACTTGCAAAGTTCATGAGAGAAAAAGTTATTGCTTGGCTGCCTAGAGATACTCTGAAAAGAATAAGACCTCAGTGTTTTAGTGAAAACTATCCAAAAGCGACATGCATCATAGACtgcacagaaatatttgtacaaagGCCGAAGAACCTCAGGAAACGATCACAAACCTACAGGAACTACAAACATCATAACACCTACAAAATTCTATATTGCATAGCCCCCAATGGTTATgtgatgtttgtgtcaaaactGTTCGGTGGTAGAGCCAGTGATACTTTTATCACAAAGAACTGTGGTTTTGTTGACCATTTGATTCCCGGTGATCAGATTTTGGCAGATCATGGATTTACAATCACGGATGAACTGCCTCCAGGAGTAACTTTGGCTCTTCCAGCATTTACACGTGGCTGTAAAGAACTCCCAGAGCATCAAGTTACAGAAACGCGCCGCCTGGCCAATGTCAGAATCCATGTTGAACGTGCAATTAGAaggttaaaatgtttcaaaattttGAGTAATGTAATCCCTGGTAGGGTAAAACATGTTGATGATATTGTTAGTATTTGTGCAGGCCTGTGTAACCTGCAACCTGAGTTGATTCGGGGGGGAAACTCAGGAAGACAAGGACTTGGAAATAGATGA